Proteins found in one Larimichthys crocea isolate SSNF chromosome I, L_crocea_2.0, whole genome shotgun sequence genomic segment:
- the zgc:154054 gene encoding alpha-1,3-mannosyl-glycoprotein 4-beta-N-acetylglucosaminyltransferase A isoform X1, translating into MLLPATTTKKTQRNGPRVRNEMRVYSFRFGCVLAAACFVSLTWIKSMPSDEEVQPHLQTLYERLLVAEELGGQVSRDLSNILEQLRNISKPANITSNITSTANTTTTTTTTTTLFATIRESRLGSGQQAFLQPNIYIYMPHLRQHPDSLKPNVALGQGRRGVSIVMGIPTVKREKQSYLVSTLGSLLYSLTSSQRQDLLIIVFVAETDSDYVGSVSETIRKNYPKEVQSGLVEVVSPSQYYYPDFTSLKETFGDSKDRVKWRTKQNLDFSFLMLYAQDKGTYYVQLEDDIVAKAGYYNDMKTYTTHEASKQWLYLEFSQLGFIGKMFRTSDLPMVVEFFLMFHRDKPIDWLLDHILWVKVCNPEKDAKHCNEQKALLKQRYKPSLFQHVGLHSSLPGKLQQLKDKDFGKQALYQAHSNPAAKVSSSLKHYQQHSLEKAYKGVDFFWALTPIKNDYILFKFLQPIRISGYLFRSGNIETSGDRFHNTTVEVLSSNAAARDKLKHDLSQESDNGFIIIGAFENGIAEGEIAEELQPISELRLVVHSDADVWALLSEILIKV; encoded by the exons ATGCTGCTGcccgcaacaacaacaaaaaaaacacaaagaaacggACCGCGCgtaagaaatgaaatgagggTATACTCTTTCAGGTTTGGATGTGTGCTGGCTGCCGCGTGCTTCGTGTCGCTCACTTGGATTAAATCGATGCCCAGTGATGAAG AGGTACAGCCACACCTGCAGACCCTGTATGAGCGCCTGCTGGTGGCTGAGGAGTTGGGAGGGCAGGTCAGCAGGGATCTCAGCAACATCCTGGAACAACTGAGAAATATTTCTAAACCTGCCAACATCACCAGTAACATCACCAGCACCGCCAACACGACCACCACGACAACCACGACCACCACCCTCTTTG CAACAATAAGGGAGTCCAGATTGGGTTCCGGCCAACAGGCGTTCCTTCAGCCCAACATTTACATCTACATGCCCCACCTAAGACAACACCCAGACAGTCTCAAGCCCAATGTAGCCCTAGGACAGGGACGCCGTGGAG TGTCCATAGTAATGGGAATTCCTACAGTGAAGCGTGAGAAACAGAGCTACCTGGTTAGCACGCTCGGGTCTTTGCTCTACAGCCTGACTTCCTCCCAACGACAAGATCTGCTTATAATTGTCTTTGTTGCTGAg ACCGACTCAGACTATGTGGGCAGCGTATCAGAGACCATCAGGAAGAA TTATCCCAAAGAGGTGCAGTCTGggctggtggaggtggtgtcTCCGTCACAGTATTACTACCCAGACTTCACCAGCCTCAAGGAGACCTTCGGAGACTCCAAGGACCGAGTCAA ATGGCGAACAAAGCAGAATCTAGACTTCAGCTTCCTCATGCTTTATGCTCAGGACAAAGGAACTTACTATGTTCAG tTAGAGGATGACATCGTTGCAAAGGCAGGTTACTACAATGACATGAAGACCTACACTACCCATGAAGCTTCCAAGCAATGGCTCTACCTGGAGTTCTCCCAGCTTGGATTTatag GCAAGATGTTCCGAACCTCTGACCTCCCGATGGTCGTGGAGTTCTTCCTGATGTTCCACAGGGACAAACCCATCGACTGGCTGTTGGATCACATTCTGTGGGTCAAAGTTTGCAACCCAGAAAAAGACGCA AAACACTGTAATGAGCAGAAAGCACTGCTCAAGCAGAGGTACAAGCCGTCCCTCTTCCAGCACGTCGGCCTGCACTCCTCTCTGCCGGgaaaactgcagcagctgaag GATAAGGACTTTGGGAAGCAGGCGCTGTACCAGGCCCACAGTAATCCAGCTGCAAAGGTGAGCAGCAGCCTGAAACATTACCAGCAGCACAGCCTGGAAAAGGCTTACAAAGGAGTGGACTTCTTCTGGGCGTTAACACCCATCAAGAATGACTACATCCTCTTCAAGTTCCTGCAGCCAATCCGAATATCCGG GTACCTGTTCCGCAGTGGAAATATTGAGACCAGTGGAGACAGATTCCACAACACCACAGTGGAAGTGCTGTCCAGCAAT gCGGCAGCACGAGATAAACTAAAGCACGATTTATCCCAAGAATCTGATAACGGCTTCATCATTATTG
- the zgc:154054 gene encoding alpha-1,3-mannosyl-glycoprotein 4-beta-N-acetylglucosaminyltransferase B isoform X2, which produces MPSDEEVQPHLQTLYERLLVAEELGGQVSRDLSNILEQLRNISKPANITSNITSTANTTTTTTTTTTLFATIRESRLGSGQQAFLQPNIYIYMPHLRQHPDSLKPNVALGQGRRGVSIVMGIPTVKREKQSYLVSTLGSLLYSLTSSQRQDLLIIVFVAETDSDYVGSVSETIRKNYPKEVQSGLVEVVSPSQYYYPDFTSLKETFGDSKDRVKWRTKQNLDFSFLMLYAQDKGTYYVQLEDDIVAKAGYYNDMKTYTTHEASKQWLYLEFSQLGFIGKMFRTSDLPMVVEFFLMFHRDKPIDWLLDHILWVKVCNPEKDAKHCNEQKALLKQRYKPSLFQHVGLHSSLPGKLQQLKDKDFGKQALYQAHSNPAAKVSSSLKHYQQHSLEKAYKGVDFFWALTPIKNDYILFKFLQPIRISGYLFRSGNIETSGDRFHNTTVEVLSSNAAARDKLKHDLSQESDNGFIIIGAFENGIAEGEIAEELQPISELRLVVHSDADVWALLSEILIKV; this is translated from the exons ATGCCCAGTGATGAAG AGGTACAGCCACACCTGCAGACCCTGTATGAGCGCCTGCTGGTGGCTGAGGAGTTGGGAGGGCAGGTCAGCAGGGATCTCAGCAACATCCTGGAACAACTGAGAAATATTTCTAAACCTGCCAACATCACCAGTAACATCACCAGCACCGCCAACACGACCACCACGACAACCACGACCACCACCCTCTTTG CAACAATAAGGGAGTCCAGATTGGGTTCCGGCCAACAGGCGTTCCTTCAGCCCAACATTTACATCTACATGCCCCACCTAAGACAACACCCAGACAGTCTCAAGCCCAATGTAGCCCTAGGACAGGGACGCCGTGGAG TGTCCATAGTAATGGGAATTCCTACAGTGAAGCGTGAGAAACAGAGCTACCTGGTTAGCACGCTCGGGTCTTTGCTCTACAGCCTGACTTCCTCCCAACGACAAGATCTGCTTATAATTGTCTTTGTTGCTGAg ACCGACTCAGACTATGTGGGCAGCGTATCAGAGACCATCAGGAAGAA TTATCCCAAAGAGGTGCAGTCTGggctggtggaggtggtgtcTCCGTCACAGTATTACTACCCAGACTTCACCAGCCTCAAGGAGACCTTCGGAGACTCCAAGGACCGAGTCAA ATGGCGAACAAAGCAGAATCTAGACTTCAGCTTCCTCATGCTTTATGCTCAGGACAAAGGAACTTACTATGTTCAG tTAGAGGATGACATCGTTGCAAAGGCAGGTTACTACAATGACATGAAGACCTACACTACCCATGAAGCTTCCAAGCAATGGCTCTACCTGGAGTTCTCCCAGCTTGGATTTatag GCAAGATGTTCCGAACCTCTGACCTCCCGATGGTCGTGGAGTTCTTCCTGATGTTCCACAGGGACAAACCCATCGACTGGCTGTTGGATCACATTCTGTGGGTCAAAGTTTGCAACCCAGAAAAAGACGCA AAACACTGTAATGAGCAGAAAGCACTGCTCAAGCAGAGGTACAAGCCGTCCCTCTTCCAGCACGTCGGCCTGCACTCCTCTCTGCCGGgaaaactgcagcagctgaag GATAAGGACTTTGGGAAGCAGGCGCTGTACCAGGCCCACAGTAATCCAGCTGCAAAGGTGAGCAGCAGCCTGAAACATTACCAGCAGCACAGCCTGGAAAAGGCTTACAAAGGAGTGGACTTCTTCTGGGCGTTAACACCCATCAAGAATGACTACATCCTCTTCAAGTTCCTGCAGCCAATCCGAATATCCGG GTACCTGTTCCGCAGTGGAAATATTGAGACCAGTGGAGACAGATTCCACAACACCACAGTGGAAGTGCTGTCCAGCAAT gCGGCAGCACGAGATAAACTAAAGCACGATTTATCCCAAGAATCTGATAACGGCTTCATCATTATTG